The nucleotide sequence AACGGTGCGCGGCGAGAGTCTGACCCACGTCGACGAGACGGGCGCGGCCCGCATGGTCGACGTCACGGCCAAGCAGGTCTCGGTCCGGACCGGCCGGGCGAGCGGTCGGGTGCTCGTCTCGCCGCGCGTGGTCGACCTGCTGCGCGGCGCGGGCGTGCCGAAGGGCGACGCCCTCGCGACCGCGCGGATCGCGGGCATCATGGCCGCCAAGCGCACCCCCGACCTCGTCCCGCTGTGCCACCCCATCGCGATCCACGGCGTCGCGGTGGACCTGCGCGTCGACGACGACGCCGTCGTGATCACCGCCACCGTGCGCACCGCGGACCGCACCGGCGTCGAGATGGAGGCGCTGACCGCGGTGTCGGTGGCCGCGCTGACGGTGGTCGACATGGTCAAGGCGGTCGACCCCGGCGCGGTGATCACCGACGTGCGCGTCGACGAGAAGACCGGCGGGGTGTCCGGCGACTGGAACCGCGGCGCCGCGGGAGAGGTCGTACGCTCGGACGCCGAGCGGCGCCCGGACGACAACAACGGGGACATGGGCGCGGTGGCCGGGGAGAGCCCGACCGCGCCGGTGCCAGGGGACGGAGGGCAAGACTGATGCGAGCCATGGTCATCACCGCGTCGACGCGGGCCGCGACCGGGACGTACCGCGACGAGAGCGGTCCCATCATCCAGCAGGAGCTGACCCGGCTCGGCTTCCAGGTGCGCGGCCCGGTCGTCGTCACCGACGGCGAACCGGTCGCGCAGGCGCTGCGCGACGCCGTGGCCCAGCACTTCGACGTCATCATCACGACCGGCGGCACCGGCCTGACGCCGATGGACCAGACGCCGGAGATGACCCGCCGCGTCATCACGTTCGAGATCCCCGGCATCGCGGAGGCGATCCGCCGCCACAACTTCGAGAAGGTGCCCACGTCGGTGCTGTCGCGGGGCATCGCCGGCGTCGCGGTCGTGCAGGACGCCCAGTGGGTCTACCGCTCGCTGATCGTGAACCTCCCCGGTTCGCAGGGCGGCGCGCGCGACGGCATGGAGGTCCTCGGCAAGGTCCTGTCGCACGCGGTCCAGCAGATGCAGGGCGGTGACCACGGGCAGGGCGGGTTCGGCGGCGGTCCGGCCGGCGGCTACGGCAACCAGGGCGGCGGCTACCAGGCCCCCGGCGGCTACGGCAATCAGGGCGGCTACGGGCAGCCTCAGCAAGGCGGGTTCGGCGGGGGAGGATTCGGCGGCGGGGGCGGCTACCAGGCCTCACCGCCGTGGGGCAACTCCTGATTCGCGGCTGGCCGGTGGAACTGGCGGAAGGGCGCGTCGCGCTGCGTCCCATTCGTGTGCGCGACGCCGACGCCTGGCAGGAAGTCCACACCCGCAACCGCGAATGGCTGCGCCGCTGGGAGGCGACCGTCCCACCGGGCGCCCCGGCCGGCCGCCGTCCGACGTTCCGTCAGATGGTCCGCTACCTGCGCTCCGAGGCGGCCGCGGGCCGCATGCTGCCGTTCGTGATCCTCTACGACGGCCGCCTCGTCGGGCAGTTGACCGTCTCCGGCATCACGTGGGGCTCGATGAGCTCCGCACACCTCGGCTACTGGGTCGACGAGCGGGTGGCGGGGCGCGGCGTCATGCCGACCGCGGTCGCCCTCGCGACCGACCACTGCTTCTTCCGCATCGGCCTGCACCGCATGGAAGTGTGCATCCGCCCGGAGAACGCGCCCAGCCGCCGCGTGGTCGCCAAGCTCGGTTTCCGCGAGGAGGGCCTGCGCCCGCGTTATCTGCACATCGACGGCGACTGGCGCGACCACATGGTGTACGCGCTCAACGTCGAAGAGGTGCCGGAAGGCCTTTTGCCGCGCTGGCGCGCGTACCGGGCCGCCCACGGCCTCACGGGCGGCTGACCCCGCCGCGCAACGCGATGACCTCGGATTATTGCGCCAACCAGGGGTACTTGTACGATCGCAACAGACACTTATGCCCCAGTAGTCACACACGCATCAAAGAAGATCGTGCGACACACCGCCGCACGTCCGACGCCGCGACCGCCATCCGGCTTAGCGTGTCGATGTGAGCAGCAGCGGCCTGATCTACGCAGCGATCGTGGGGGCCTGGGCTGCCTATCTGGTGCCCATGTGGCTCCGTCGGCAGGACGAGCTCAACGAGGGCCGTCACACCGAACGGTTCACCACCGCGATCCGGATCCTGTCCCGTCGCGGCGCGCTCGAACGCCGCTACGCACGGATGATCGCGAACGGCGACGACAGCCTCGCGGTCTCGTCCGTCGACCTGACCCCGCGCGACGAAAAACCGCGCGACGAACAACCGCCCCCCGACCCGGACCCCGACCCCCGCGGCGCCGAGAAGGCGCCGCCGGGGGCAGCCGCGTCCGAGACGTCCGACGCCCCCGCCCGGCGCCGCGGCGACGCCCACGCCGCCCAGGGCGCCCGCGCCCGCCAGGTACACGCGTCCGTCGACGAGGACGCGGCCCGCCCCGGCCCGCCCGCCGGGGCTTTCGAGCGTTCCCGGGCCAACACCCCGGACGACGCCCGGAGCCGGCGCCCGGGCCGCCACGACGAGCCCGGCGCGCGCCGCCACGACGCGGCGGCCGGGCGCGGCCACGCCGTCGAGTCCGGGAAGGGCCACGACACCTCCGAGCCTTCCGGCGCCGCCGAGACGCCGCAGGCCGCCCCGAACACCCCTCCCGGCTCGGACGGTTCCGCCACGAGCCGCCGGTCCGGCGACGAACCCGACACGCCGCCCGCGCGCGCCCCGCGCGGCACCGCGCCCGGGCGGCCCGCACCGCGTCCCGGCACCGCGACCGCGAAACGCCCCGCGCCCTCGGCCGCCAAGCGCTCCGACGGCCGCGCGCAACTGCTCGCGCGCCGCCGCCGCGTCGTCGTCGGCCTGTTCCTCGCGTTCACGGCGGGAGCCGTGGTCACCGGCATGGCCGGACTCGCGTGGCTGTGGCTGCCGTTGCTCCCCGGCATCGCGCTGACCGGCTACATCGCGTACCTGCGCGGGCAGGAGCGCCGCCGCTACGAGATCAACCTCCGCAACCGGCTGCGCAGCGCCCCCGCCATCCGCCCGGCGCCGCCCCGTCCGCTGCGGAAGCAGGCCGCGGACACGCGCCGCCCCGGACCGCAGGGCGGCGAAGCACCCGCCGCCCGCCGCCGCCCGACGGACGGCTCCCCGAGCGGCCCGCCGCGCCCGCCGGGGCAGTCCCGGACGAGCCCCGAACGCCCCTCGGCCCCGGCGCCGCGCGCCCGGGCCGACCGCAAGGCGGCCGAAGACCTCGACCACGCCGAGTGGATCGCCGCGCTGCACACCGACCCCGCCGACGTGATCGGCGAGACCGACCGCGACGCCTGGGACCCCGTGCCCGTCCCGCTCCCGACGTACGTGACCGCCCCGGTCGTCCCCCGAGGCGAGCCGTCGGGCGTCCCCGAGCGCGCCGACCCTGCCGGCCCCGAGCCGGACCGCGCACCGGCCCCCCGGGCCACCCCCGACGCGCCGCGCCCCACACCGCTGTTCGACCAGTACGCCGAAGACCCCCGTCGCGCTCACCCCTACCCCGACCCCGACGACCTCTTCGACCACGACTGGCCCCGCGCCGGCAACGAGTGACCCACCCCCGCCAAACAAACCCGTGCACAAGGCACTCCGCGAAGGTGGTAATCTTCTTTCTCGTTGGGGCTGTGGCGCAGTCCGGTAGCGCACCTCGTTCGCATCGAGGGGGCCAGGGGTTCAAATCCCCTCAGCTCCACAACAGGTCAGGGGCCTGATCCGAGAAATCGGGTCAGGCCCCTGAACGTTGTGCCAGCAGCAAAGTACCGCATCTACTTGGTTGGACCGCCGAGGCTTTTGCCCAGTCGCTTCAACGGGGGGGATCCCGGCCCGGACGGCAGTCTGCTGGGCTGGGCCGACCGGTTCGCGGTGCGTCTCGCGGAGGCGCGGCCCGGGCTCCGGTACGCGAATCTCGCGGTGCGCGGGAAGCTTTTGCACCAGATCGTCGAGGAGCAACTCCCGCTCGTGCTCGCGGCGCGACCCGATCTGGTGAGTTTCTGCGCGGGGGGAAACGACGTCCTGCGCCCCGGGGGCGACCCGGACAAGCTCGCCGCCGAATACGAGACGGCCGTCGCGGCGTTGCGCGGTGCGGGCGCGCACGTGATGGTGTTCACCGGGTTCGACACGCGTGAACTGGGCCTGTTGAAGCTGCTGCGCGGCAAGGTCGCGACGTACAACGAGCATCTGCGGGTGATCGCCGCGCGGTACGACTGCGTTGTCGTCGACCTGTGGGGCATGCAGGCGGTGCAGGACCGGCGCGCGTGGAGTGAGGACCGGCTGCATCTGTCGGCGTGCGGGCACGAGCGGGTCGCGCTCAACGCGGCCCGGGCGATCGGGCTGCGCACCGACGAGGACCCCGAGGCCCCGTGGCCGCCGGAGGACGAGCAGTTGAGTGCCGCCGCCGCCCGGCGCGAGCACGTCCAGT is from Yinghuangia sp. ASG 101 and encodes:
- a CDS encoding GNAT family N-acetyltransferase; amino-acid sequence: MIRGWPVELAEGRVALRPIRVRDADAWQEVHTRNREWLRRWEATVPPGAPAGRRPTFRQMVRYLRSEAAAGRMLPFVILYDGRLVGQLTVSGITWGSMSSAHLGYWVDERVAGRGVMPTAVALATDHCFFRIGLHRMEVCIRPENAPSRRVVAKLGFREEGLRPRYLHIDGDWRDHMVYALNVEEVPEGLLPRWRAYRAAHGLTGG
- a CDS encoding MogA/MoaB family molybdenum cofactor biosynthesis protein; this encodes MRAMVITASTRAATGTYRDESGPIIQQELTRLGFQVRGPVVVTDGEPVAQALRDAVAQHFDVIITTGGTGLTPMDQTPEMTRRVITFEIPGIAEAIRRHNFEKVPTSVLSRGIAGVAVVQDAQWVYRSLIVNLPGSQGGARDGMEVLGKVLSHAVQQMQGGDHGQGGFGGGPAGGYGNQGGGYQAPGGYGNQGGYGQPQQGGFGGGGFGGGGGYQASPPWGNS
- the sepX gene encoding divisome protein SepX/GlpR, which encodes MSSSGLIYAAIVGAWAAYLVPMWLRRQDELNEGRHTERFTTAIRILSRRGALERRYARMIANGDDSLAVSSVDLTPRDEKPRDEQPPPDPDPDPRGAEKAPPGAAASETSDAPARRRGDAHAAQGARARQVHASVDEDAARPGPPAGAFERSRANTPDDARSRRPGRHDEPGARRHDAAAGRGHAVESGKGHDTSEPSGAAETPQAAPNTPPGSDGSATSRRSGDEPDTPPARAPRGTAPGRPAPRPGTATAKRPAPSAAKRSDGRAQLLARRRRVVVGLFLAFTAGAVVTGMAGLAWLWLPLLPGIALTGYIAYLRGQERRRYEINLRNRLRSAPAIRPAPPRPLRKQAADTRRPGPQGGEAPAARRRPTDGSPSGPPRPPGQSRTSPERPSAPAPRARADRKAAEDLDHAEWIAALHTDPADVIGETDRDAWDPVPVPLPTYVTAPVVPRGEPSGVPERADPAGPEPDRAPAPRATPDAPRPTPLFDQYAEDPRRAHPYPDPDDLFDHDWPRAGNE
- a CDS encoding SGNH/GDSL hydrolase family protein, with translation MPSRFNGGDPGPDGSLLGWADRFAVRLAEARPGLRYANLAVRGKLLHQIVEEQLPLVLAARPDLVSFCAGGNDVLRPGGDPDKLAAEYETAVAALRGAGAHVMVFTGFDTRELGLLKLLRGKVATYNEHLRVIAARYDCVVVDLWGMQAVQDRRAWSEDRLHLSACGHERVALNAARAIGLRTDEDPEAPWPPEDEQLSAAAARREHVQWAREHLVPWIGRRLRGQSSGDGLVPKRPDLLPL